The stretch of DNA TGCCAGCCTTGAAGCGCCCATGCCCGGCACAATTATCAAACTACTAGTAGCCGAAGGCGAGCAAGTCAGTGCAGGCCAACCATTGCTGATTATGGAAGCCATGAAAATGGAGCACACCGTGACCGCGCCCTACGCTGGCACTGTCGCCAAACTGCCCTACCACCAAGGCCAACAAGTCAGCGGTGGAGTGGCGCTAGCCGAGATTACGGCAGAGTAAATATTGCCACAACAATATAAGGGAACGATAACCTTAAATGATTATCGTTCCCTTATATTTTTAAGCTTGATAATTCGTTTATCTCCGTTATACTGTAACTGCCTGACACCCATAAATACACAATCCCTCACCCCCGTCCCCTCTCCCACTGCGGCGGGCGAGGGGTGTTACAACTTTTATAGAGATGGTTCCCCCTCGCTCGCTTGGCGGGAGAGGGGGCTAGGGGGTGAGGGCGCAAAACTCTACAGCTACTAAAACGTTGGAGGCTCCCCATGAATCCCAACAATCCACAAATCTCGAATACTATTAATGGAAGCACTATTAATGGCGGCAACGTTGCAATCGGCAATCAAGGAAGCATCACCCAAAATAATGTAAATCATCTAAATAGTAATGAAAATATTGCTGTGTTTGGTAAATTATCAATTTATATTAAAAATAATAAACCATATCAAGATCTTGATCTTTATATTTCTTTCAGTTGCATAGCTTCAATATTTGAAGATAAAACAGGATTTACATCAAGTTATACTTTGTTTACTGGTTTTCTATATCTTAATGCACATGGATTCCCATATTGTGAATTAAATTATTCATATCATTTCCCTCAAGAAGATAGAAATTTATTAAGAAAAATATTTAATTATCTTATAGAAAATCTTGAAAATTCAGGTTTTTATTTTAATGAAGAAAAACAATCAAAATTATTAGATACAATAATTACACCTCTATCATTTGATTTTATACAAGAATTTATTAAACCTCAAAAAATTCATATTGGGATATATATAAAGATAATATATCCATCAATAAATCAAGTACACTAATACTAATAATATATCAGTAGAATCTTATAGTATTGATTTAAATAAAAAATTACTCAATGATTCAATTAAATACAGTCCCAATAATGACAAATATAATACAAGCACTAAAGAACCAATTAGTGCATATTGGTCAATCCCCATTATCTTCCTTATGATAGCAGCAATGATCATATGCTTTCAATTATTTAAGTTTCAATAATTACAGCAACCATATTGGAAATAAAAAAGCAATAAACTCTAGCAGTGCTCGTTTTGTGGCTAGCCAAAGCCCGAACCAACAGCTATACTAGCGCCAAGCGTCTGGATTGAACGGAGGTTGCAACGATGGCCTTAACCTTTCAAACCGCCCCACGCATTTCGCAAGCAGAGTTTCGGCGTGTACTCGAACGTGGCACAGAGCTTGGTCGCTCGCCCGTCGCCCCTTTCGCCGATGAGTGCTATCAAATTATTGTTGGCTATGGCTTAGATCCAGCAGTAGCACTCGGGTTTTTCGCCCACGAATCGCAATTTGGCCTTGATGGTGTTTCAACCAAAAGCCTCAATTGGGGCAATGTGCGCACGCCCTACGATCCCAAACGGGCCGCCGGAACCGTGCAAAGCGCTAGCGGTCATGGCGAATTCGTCTGTTTTCGCTCGTGGCAGGATGGGTTGCGCGATTGGTGTGAGCGGATTCTCAATCGCTATATCAAAGAACGTGGCCTAACTACGGTCGATGCGGCGATTCCGGTCTATGCCCCTTCATCCGATGGCAACAACGAAAAAGCCTATATCCAGCATGTTGAGCGATTGGTAACTCGTTGGCAGGCGGAAGATCCGCAGCCGGTGGTAGTTTCGACAGGAGGTCCAAGCGTGGCTGAATTACAAGATGCCTTGATGGTAGCAGCGTTCGAGGCGGTTGGCGCAACCTATCATCCCGAGTGGGCTTTTCATCAATATGCAATGAACGAGGCCAAGGCTGGACGCTTTCTTGGCTCACCACTCGGCGAAAGCAAACGGATCACAGTTGGCGGTCAGCAATTTTCGGTGCAAGTCTTTGCACTCGATACGCTTTACACGCCGATTGGCAACCCCGAGAGCAGCACCAACTGGAGCGATATTCGACGGCTCAGCGCTTTGCTCAAGTAAGCTAGAAGTTGGCAATCAAATGCAGCGCAAAGGTCATCAGATCAGGCACAATCAAATCGGGGGTATGCTGCGAGGCTTCGGTGGTGGCTTGCGGTCGTTTGACCCAGGCCGCCCGTAAGCCTGCCAACTGCGCACCTTGCACATCGCGAAACAGATTATCGCCAATATACCAAGGCTGGTTGGCCGGAGTTTCGACTTGAGCCAGAGCATGGGCAAACAAACGCGGGTCGGGCTTGCGATAGGCATAATCCGAAGAAATGACAATTGGGTCGAAATAGTCCAGAATTTCTAACTCAGCTAATTCGGCCAGTGCAATCACTCGCTGCGCATCGGAGACGATCCCAAGTCGATAGTGTTGGCGTAATATTCGCAAGGCCTCTTTTGTATCGGGGAAAAGCCGTAGATGCTTGATGCTCAAGACTCGCAATAATTGGGTGATACTGACAGCCTCAGCTGGATCAAGCCCAAGTTCAGCGAGCAACTCAGCCCAAACTGCCTCAGTTTGCCATTCGGGGTAGGCTTCGTGGGCTGGCAAATTGGCTTGCATCGCCGCAAAATAGCGCTTATGTAAACTCTCAGCACTACAAACCACGCCACGATAGCGCAACCACTGCGCCAAGTGTTGCCACAAC from Herpetosiphon gulosus encodes:
- a CDS encoding HAD family hydrolase, coding for MSGRPLVLFDIYGTLVDVHTDEHQPALWQHLAQWLRYRGVVCSAESLHKRYFAAMQANLPAHEAYPEWQTEAVWAELLAELGLDPAEAVSITQLLRVLSIKHLRLFPDTKEALRILRQHYRLGIVSDAQRVIALAELAELEILDYFDPIVISSDYAYRKPDPRLFAHALAQVETPANQPWYIGDNLFRDVQGAQLAGLRAAWVKRPQATTEASQHTPDLIVPDLMTFALHLIANF
- a CDS encoding glucosaminidase domain-containing protein is translated as MALTFQTAPRISQAEFRRVLERGTELGRSPVAPFADECYQIIVGYGLDPAVALGFFAHESQFGLDGVSTKSLNWGNVRTPYDPKRAAGTVQSASGHGEFVCFRSWQDGLRDWCERILNRYIKERGLTTVDAAIPVYAPSSDGNNEKAYIQHVERLVTRWQAEDPQPVVVSTGGPSVAELQDALMVAAFEAVGATYHPEWAFHQYAMNEAKAGRFLGSPLGESKRITVGGQQFSVQVFALDTLYTPIGNPESSTNWSDIRRLSALLK